From one uncultured Paludibacter sp. genomic stretch:
- a CDS encoding Outer membrane efflux protein: MNKINKRIINIFLLSIFTTSXFAQEVKQDSLSLSDVLNKVMETYPALKKANNDLQAADAKISLTKTAYLPDVNVSGSYSHLGPTSKISIPGMGTFQLYPADNYSAALNVNENIYDFGRTSKTLALDQKNKDMVLLQTEQIKQRLTAVVMNFFYNIGFIQEAIKIKDEQLSMLNEHLNFVQKKAATGSATQYEILATKVKISGVENQKTDLLTALEVQTEQLNTYLGNPTDTHLSVKSDIQPVQILSPKETLLSEAFENRIEMKISKQKEEISKSKLNLVGVQNNPSINLFGSGGYKNGYIPNLSTPKANYVAGINVKIPIFDANRNKYTKIQVKSEMANNEQDTELARKTIINEVIESRANAEAAIKKVNQSELQLQQAQEASKMAEISYKAGSITNLDLMDSYTSISESKLALFKTKLDYTINIEKLKLALGEKIY, from the coding sequence ATGAATAAAATAAATAAAAGAATAATCAATATTTTTCTTCTTTCAATATTTACCACAAGTATNTTTGCTCAAGAAGTAAAACAAGATTCATTATCTCTTTCAGATGTTCTGAATAAGGTGATGGAAACGTATCCGGCATTGAAGAAAGCGAACAATGATTTACAGGCNGCAGATGCCAAAATATCGTTGACAAAAACCGCATATTTACCGGACGTAAATGTTTCCGGCTCTTATTCGCATTTAGGACCTACTTCTAAAATTTCGATACCAGGAATGGGGACGTTTCAGCTTTATCCTGCCGATAATTATTCCGCTGCGCTGAATGTGAACGAAAATATCTATGATTTTGGTCGTACGAGTAAAACTCTGGCTTTAGATCAAAAGAACAAGGATATGGTTTTGTTGCAAACCGAACAGATAAAACAGCGTTTGACAGCTGTTGTAATGAACTTTTTTTATAATATCGGTTTTATTCAGGAAGCCATAAAAATAAAAGATGAACAACTTAGTATGCTGAACGAACATTTAAATTTTGTACAGAAAAAAGCGGCGACAGGTTCAGCAACTCAATATGAGATTTTGGCGACTAAAGTGAAGATTTCCGGTGTGGAAAATCAAAAAACCGATTTACTTACCGCTCTTGAGGTACAGACAGAGCAGTTAAACACGTATTTGGGAAATCCTACCGACACACATTTGAGTGTAAAAAGCGATATCCAACCGGTACAAATTCTTTCACCAAAAGAAACTTTGCTGAGCGAAGCATTTGAAAATCGTATTGAAATGAAGATATCAAAACAAAAAGAGGAGATTTCAAAATCAAAATTAAATTTGGTAGGTGTGCAAAATAATCCGTCAATTAACTTATTTGGTTCGGGTGGTTATAAAAATGGTTATATTCCAAATTTATCGACTCCAAAAGCAAATTATGTGGCAGGTATAAACGTAAAAATACCTATATTTGACGCTAACAGAAATAAATACACCAAAATTCAAGTGAAATCAGAAATGGCTAATAACGAACAAGATACCGAACTTGCCCGCAAAACCATTATCAACGAAGTAATTGAAAGTCGCGCAAATGCAGAAGCGGCAATAAAAAAAGTAAATCAATCCGAATTGCAACTGCAACAAGCTCAGGAAGCAAGTAAAATGGCTGAAATCAGTTACAAAGCTGGTTCCATCACCAATTTGGATTTGATGGATAGTTACACAAGCATTTCCGAAAGTAAATTGGCATTGTTCAAAACCAAATTGGATTACACAATAAATATTGAAAAACTCAAATTAGCTTTAGGAGAGAAGATTTACTAA
- the yhgF gene encoding Protein YhgF yields MIISFLSKILNLPQKYVSNAVKLIDDGATIPFISRYRKEATNGMDEVQLGTLKEEYEKLLSLIKRKETILKSIGEQEKLTPELKERIENCWNSTELEDIYLPYKPKKRTRAEIAREKGLEPLAKILMAQKTANVTQSAKQFINKDVADEEEALKGARDIIAEWINESEAARNAVRNVFKYEAVITSKLIKGKEEEAQKFRDYFDCSEKLSRISSHRLLAMRRGETEEFLRVNISADDEKCLDKLCNIFLKADNDCAYQVELAVEDSFKRLLKPSIETEFASESKQKADTEAIRVFAENLRQLLLAPPLGQKRVMGIDPGFRTGCKVVCLDAQGNLLHNENIYPHPPVNEYSQAQRKVQKMVEAYNIEAIAIGNGTASRETEHFIQNTRYDRKVQVFVVSENGASIYSASKIAREEFPEYDVTVRGAVSIGRRLMDPLAELVKIDPKSIGVGQYQHDVDQTQLKTALDQTVENAVNRVGVNLNTASKHLLTYISGLGPQLAQNIIDYRAENGAFTSRKELMKVSKMGAKTFEQCAGFLRIPNAENPLDNSAVHPESYGVVTKMAKDLKKDVKELIGNKELKLTLNLPDYVTDKVGLPTLNDILEELEKPGRDPRSKIQVLEFDDKVKTINDLQEGMELNGIITNVTNFGAFCDIGIKENGLIHVSNMADKFVSNPAEIVSLHQHVKVRVLEVDLERKRIQLKLIQ; encoded by the coding sequence ATGATAATTTCATTTCTTTCCAAAATACTAAATTTACCCCAAAAATACGTTTCCAATGCTGTTAAATTGATTGACGACGGCGCAACTATTCCTTTTATAAGCCGTTACCGAAAAGAAGCCACAAACGGTATGGATGAAGTTCAACTCGGCACATTAAAAGAGGAGTATGAAAAACTGTTATCGTTAATAAAACGTAAAGAAACGATTTTGAAATCTATCGGAGAACAGGAAAAACTTACTCCGGAATTAAAAGAAAGAATAGAAAATTGCTGGAATTCCACGGAGTTGGAAGATATTTATCTGCCTTACAAACCTAAAAAACGTACACGAGCCGAAATTGCCCGTGAAAAAGGATTGGAACCGTTGGCAAAAATTCTGATGGCGCAAAAAACGGCGAATGTGACGCAATCTGCTAAACAGTTTATCAATAAAGATGTGGCTGATGAAGAAGAAGCGTTGAAAGGAGCGCGCGATATTATTGCAGAGTGGATAAATGAAAGCGAAGCGGCGCGAAACGCGGTTCGTAATGTATTTAAGTACGAGGCGGTTATCACTTCAAAATTAATAAAAGGAAAAGAGGAAGAAGCACAAAAATTCCGCGATTATTTTGATTGTTCGGAAAAATTGTCGCGCATTTCCTCTCATCGTTTGCTCGCAATGCGCAGGGGGGAAACAGAAGAGTTTTTGCGCGTAAATATTTCTGCCGATGATGAAAAATGTCTCGACAAACTTTGCAATATCTTTCTGAAAGCCGATAATGATTGTGCTTATCAGGTGGAACTTGCAGTGGAAGACAGTTTCAAACGACTTTTGAAACCTTCCATCGAAACCGAATTTGCTTCCGAAAGCAAACAAAAAGCCGATACGGAAGCCATTCGTGTATTTGCTGAGAATTTGCGTCAATTGCTTTTAGCGCCTCCGTTGGGACAAAAACGTGTGATGGGAATTGATCCCGGATTTCGCACGGGTTGCAAAGTAGTTTGCCTCGATGCGCAAGGAAATTTACTCCACAATGAAAATATTTATCCGCATCCGCCGGTAAATGAATATTCGCAAGCTCAACGCAAAGTGCAAAAAATGGTGGAAGCGTATAATATAGAAGCGATTGCCATTGGAAACGGAACGGCAAGTCGTGAAACGGAACATTTTATTCAAAACACCCGTTACGACCGCAAAGTACAGGTTTTTGTGGTGAGTGAAAACGGCGCTTCAATTTATTCAGCATCTAAAATTGCTCGCGAAGAATTTCCAGAATACGATGTTACGGTACGTGGAGCGGTTTCCATTGGCAGAAGATTGATGGATCCGTTGGCGGAATTGGTAAAAATCGACCCGAAATCGATTGGAGTTGGTCAATATCAGCACGATGTGGATCAAACTCAATTGAAAACAGCTTTGGATCAAACGGTAGAAAATGCGGTAAACAGAGTAGGGGTGAACCTGAACACAGCAAGTAAACATTTGTTGACTTATATTTCGGGACTTGGACCGCAATTGGCACAAAATATTATAGATTATCGTGCTGAAAACGGTGCGTTTACTTCCCGAAAGGAATTGATGAAAGTCTCAAAAATGGGAGCAAAAACTTTTGAACAATGCGCGGGATTTTTACGGATTCCGAACGCAGAAAATCCGTTGGATAATTCCGCTGTGCATCCTGAAAGTTACGGCGTTGTAACAAAAATGGCGAAAGATTTGAAAAAAGATGTAAAGGAATTAATTGGAAACAAGGAACTTAAATTAACTTTGAATTTACCGGATTACGTTACGGATAAAGTTGGTTTACCCACGTTGAACGATATTTTAGAGGAATTGGAAAAACCCGGACGCGATCCGCGTTCAAAAATTCAGGTATTGGAATTTGATGATAAGGTAAAAACCATCAATGATTTACAAGAAGGAATGGAATTGAACGGAATTATTACCAACGTAACTAATTTTGGCGCTTTTTGCGATATAGGAATAAAAGAAAACGGCTTAATTCACGTTTCAAATATGGCGGATAAATTTGTCAGCAATCCTGCCGAAATCGTTTCATTGCACCAACACGTCAAAGTACGTGTATTGGAAGTGGATTTGGAACGGAAAAGAATACAGTTGAAGTTGATACAATAA